One region of Macrobrachium rosenbergii isolate ZJJX-2024 chromosome 20, ASM4041242v1, whole genome shotgun sequence genomic DNA includes:
- the LOC136849071 gene encoding sarcoplasmic reticulum histidine-rich calcium-binding protein-like, protein MRLILILLIGCWVATSSHAWLDFLDSPASDSSSHDDHQTSHKHHGGASSTGHRHGSHSHQHENETNISTQPEKLEESDNSKESKVHNGSTSAVDHHEAEHESVEGKAEKKCCKHTRDNKQTHPNSATVQERRNCNENTFHHTDWHTYQGHYHRANEHDNHFPSTSHRGNSHLHQPHHLHDGGELEHPDPSDEDASGVHDPHHSYHRRHHHHHKRHGSSEHGGHPQDSFLYGHEHHGFWHSSGELPVQPCPMLYKRIGHRCIAIISIGQTSWSGASNFCESIYGELVVFKNIQEYLELLQFLQNSDLTSDLWVGGRTDGKSWRWLDGSQMPMGSPYWAVRINNFPSWRANEEHYYQAPSKIITPHAGLYQSKCASMSSKHYYYMSDEDCDDRRSPVCILKNDAEIVVLKQWAENGNIPIESLSTVTSSPSSDDFPTSTEPTKENEDEPTEGDEDEPTEEDEPTEEGEDEPTEEDEDEPTEESEDEASGDDDEEDSKGSEEGQSKESGEGSGEVKWNDGFAFDSEEKDN, encoded by the exons ATGAGACTAATTCTCATTCTCCTGATTG GCTGCTGGGTAGCAACATCAAGCCATGCCTGGCTCGACTTTTTAGATTCCCCTGCCAGCGACTCGTCATCCCATGATGACCACCAGACATCACACAAACATCACGGAGGTGCATCTTCCACTGGACATCGTCACGGATCCCACTCGCATCAACATGAGAATGAGACGAATATCTCAACTCAGCCAGAAAAATTAGAGGAATCTGACAACTCTAAAGAATCGAAAGTGCACAATGGCTCTACGTCAGCTGTTGACCATCACGAAGCCGAGCACGAATCAGTAGAGGGTAAAGCCGAGAAGAAATGTTGCAAACATACCAgagacaacaaacaaacacatcccAACAGTGCTACAGTTCAGGAGCGGAGAAATTGCAATGAAAATACCTTCCATCATACAGACTGGCATACGTACCAGGGTCATTACCATCGAGCCAATGAGCACGATAATCATTTCCCATCGACTTCACACAGAGGAAACAGCCACCTTCATCAACCCCATCATTTACACGACGGTGGTGAGCTTGAACACCCAGATCCCAGCGATGAGGATGCGTCTGGAGTACATGACCCTCATCACTCCTATCACCGCCGCCACCACCATCACCACAAACGCCATGGCAGCTCTGAACACGGCGGTCATCCACAAGACTCCTTCCTTTACGGCCACGAGCACCACGGCTTTTGGCACAGCTCTGGGGAACTGCCAGTTCAGCCTTGTCCAATGCTCTACAAAAGAATCGGGCATCGTTGCATTGCCATTATCTCAATCGGCCAG ACATCATGGTCGGGCGCCAGTAATTTCTGTGAGAGCATCTATGGGGAACTCGTTGTTTTCAAGAACATTCAAGAATATTTAGAACTTTTACAATTCTTGCAAAATTCAG ATTTGACCTCGGATTTATGGGTTGGTGGGAGAACAGACGGGAAATCGTGGAGGTGGCTCGACGGATCTCAAATGCCGATGGGGTCACCGTATTGGGCGGtcag gattaacAATTTTCCCAGTTGGAGAGCTAATGAAGAACATTACTATCAAGCGCCTTCGAAAATCATTACTCCTCATGCTGGACTGTACCAGTCAAA GTGTGCCTCTATGTCTTCCAAGCACTATTACTACATGAGTGACGAAGACTGCGACGACCGCAGAAGTCCAGTGTGTATTCTTAAGAATGACGCTGAAATTGTGGTGCTGAAGCAGTGGGCAGAGAACGGCAACATCCCGATTGAGAGCCTCAGTACTGTGACAAGTTCTCCCAGTTCAGACGATTTCCCAACGTCTACTGAACCcactaaagaaaatgaagatgaacctACTGAAGGAGATGAAGATGAACCTACTGAAGAAGATGAACCCACTGAAGAAGGTGAAGATGAACCCACtgaagaagacgaagatgaaCCCACTGAAGAAAGCGAAGATGAGGCCTCTGGTGACGATGACGAAGAGGACAGCAAGGGTTCTGAAGAGGGTCAAAGCAAAGAATCTGGTGAAGGATCAGGCGAAGTGAAGTGGAATGATGGGTTCGCCTTTGATTCTGAGGAAAAGGACAATTGA
- the LOC136849069 gene encoding uncharacterized protein: MEPNPAQSQRMKELGQADSRELFGRTSSVNPAEQIAGQPIPIDVGMVFCELEMIRAGRNTASPIKYTELLKIAREKQLKSKRPFVILLEGDAGMGKTTYLKLLRSQWAGEGVGEENIVKELNEYDLLVNLECRDRSCKSLTGLLKSHWPKAFDELGESAVTQSLLEFQLLFLCDGLDEADRNTESIFRQILEISHKMVTICTTRPEKAPDFYRMITARDTGIDTAHVRIKGIARKHLRAFIIRYHERLRDEGVSFGKTDELLSYFERTGSNLVDYWKIPLNLLLLIVLWAYDSDRVNQVTTVSELYGEINRLITEKAIKRILGKTSYSCRKLKDDFQKFTKLLQKEALISLHKDLIILEQESLEQLKVNCGHIGIPDEEAIGAFLIQKIMWSGSDISAREVSFAHKTHAEYLAARCIYNTTIVREVIPDDETIRNDVKQMFLFYNVPESVCCDIAAAALNAFQQWQARENVSNVRPIGEAFHRILGTNIEYSKFQNVLIMMLGLLYQEKNAKKELLEELLHLLYTSGVRHSKQWIRVLNFVKCNSNVAKMIADKYYKIQRNTTIQDDDVFAYASLLRESKLHSISLKLNECPLKIPRLKELLEICAAQKIALGYIGFNELFRNPSETFFPSDLFPYLQETFLKCDIRQYHGQLASKMYIPDSVGVLYISISDSEALQPIQQVIQRKRWTIKRFGLCVNVSTFTGQLIRIPVKGHRTICLYLTDIKTGEDVTRACDLAESFMPETVRGQSCFTRLFFPRFEANPKDLIEGLRSRGVKVKSRILFPSSSRPSSKTELQEIRQLAQTISPNELWEKCDSNKEGSIWDIESW, encoded by the exons ATGGAACCGAACCCTGCCCAGTCGCAACGTATGAAGGAACTAGGACAAGCTGATTCCAGAGAGTTGTTCGGAAGAACTAGCAGTGTCAACCCGGCTGAGCAGATCGCAGGCCAGCCCATTCCAATTGATGTAGGGATGGTCTTCTGCGAACTGGAGATGATACGAGCAGGTCGCAATACTGCTAGCCCTATTAAATATACAGAGCTTCTGAAAATTGCTCGTGAAAAGCAGCTGAAATCTAAGAGACCTTTTGTGATATTGCTTGAGGGAGATGCAGGGATGggtaaaacaacctacctaaaactactgaggtcacaGTGGGCGGGTGAGGGCGTCGGCGAAGAGAATATtgtaaaagaattaaatgaatatGATCTACTGGTGAATCTGGAGTGTAGAGATCGCTCGTGTAAGAGTCTCACAGGCCTGCTAAAGTCACACTGGCCTAAAGCCTTCGATGAACTGGGAGAATCTGCAGTGACGCAGAGCTTGCTTGAATTTCaattattgtttctttgtgacGGCTTGGATGAAGCTGACCGAAATACCGAGAGCATTTTTCGACAGATTCTTGAAATTAGTCATAAAATGGTCACTATTTGTACAACCAGGCCTGAAAAAGCACCTGATTTTTACCGAATGATCACAGCACGTGATACTGGGATTGACACAGCTCACGTTCGGATCAAAGGCATTGCAAGGAAGCACTTAAGAGCATTTATTATAAGGTATCATGAGAGACTCAGAGATGAAGGGGTAAGTTTCGGGAAAACAGATGAACTTCTTTCATACTTCGAAAGGACAGGGAGCAATCTGGTTGACTACTGGAAAATTCCCCttaaccttttacttttaatCGTCTTATGGGCATATGATTCTGATCGAGTGAATCAAGTAACAACAGTTTCTGAACTTTATGGTGAAATAAATCGTCTTATTACAGAAAAAGCAATTAAGAGAATTTTAGGGAAAACCTCTTATTCATGTAGAAAATTAAAGGATGATTTTCAAAAGTTCACAAAACTTCTGCAAAAAGAGGCATTGATTTCCCTTCATAAAGACCTGATCATATTGGAACAGGAGTCATTAGAACAACTAAAAGTGAACTGTGGTCACATTGGCATTCCTGATGAAGAGGCTATTGGAGCTTTTCTTATTCAAAAGATTATGTGGAGTGGATCTGACATAAGTGCAAGAGAAGTGAGTTTCGCTCACAAAACACATGCAGAATATCTTGCAGCTCGCTGCATATATAATACAACTATAGTTCGTGAAGTTATTCCAGATGATGAGACAATTAGAAATGATGTAAAGCAAATGTTTTTATTCTATAATGTTCCCGAAAGTGTTTGTTGCGATATTGCAGCCGCAGCTCTGAATGCATTTCAGCAGTGGCAAGCCAGAGAAAATGTTTCCAACGTGAGGCCCATTGGTGAAGCTTTTCATAGAATACTTGGGACAAACATTGAGTATAGTAAGTTTCAAAATGTGCTCATAATGATGCTAGGTTtgttatatcaagaaaaaaacgCTAAAAAGGAACTACTTGAAGAATTGCTACACTTACTGTACACATCAGGTGTGAGGCACTCCAAACAGTGGATCAGAGTTTTAAACTTTGTCAAGTGTAATAGCAATGTAGCCAAAATGATTGCTGATAAGTATTATAAAATTCAGAGAAATACAACCATACAAGATGATGATGTATTTGCATATGCATCCTTGCTGAGAGAGAGTAAGCTTCATAGTATATCTTTGAAGCTCAACGAGTGCCCACTCAAGATACCAAGACTTAAAGAATTGTTAGAAATATGTGCTGCTCAGAAGATTGCTCTGGGATACATTGGGTTTAACGAACTCTTCCGCAATCCCAGTGAAACATTTTTTCCATCAGATCTTTTTCCATATTTGCAGGAAACCTTCTTAAA GTGTGATATTAGGCAGTACCATGGTCAACTGGCAAGCAAAATGTACATCCCAGATTCAGTAGGGGTATTGTACATCAGTATTTCAGACAGCGAAGCGCTCCAACCGATTCAGCAAGTTATCCAAAGGAAAAGATGGACCATAAAGCGATTTG gtttgtgtgtaaatgtatcGACATTTACGGGTCAGTTGATTCGGATACCCGTGAAAGGCCACAGGACTATTTGCTTGTATCTCACCGATATCAAGACTGGCGAAGATGTAACACGCGCTTGTGATCTAGCCGAAAGTTTTATGCCAGAAACTGTACGCGGGCAAAG ttgtttCACTCGCTTATTTTTCCCTCGATTTGAGGCAAACCCCAAGGATCTGATCGAAGGATTACGGAGCAGAGGAGTGAAAGTGAAGTCTAGAATCCTGTTCCCTTCTTCAAGCCGTCCATCGTCAAAGACCGAACTACAAGAAATACGGCAACTGGCGCAAACAATTAGTCCTAATGAGTTATG ggagaaaTGTGACTCCAACAAGGAAGGGAGTATTTGGGATATTGAATCCTGGTGA